One window of the Chitinophaga niabensis genome contains the following:
- a CDS encoding YceI family protein: MHINARLLFLSLILGACQQVPKADKAEVTEAQSVKPEDGHGRHLDTAASILYWVGTKPTGEHKGSFRFTEGQLFTKDSVLTGGQFTININSLANLDLAATPDNKRKLEDELRGENFFDAANFPTAKFEITEVSTYHPSKDDKEVLLKDATHMIKGNLTMKNVTKNITFPAKIVMQKGQVKAEANFNIDRTQWGMTYRADKSLQDKLINSIVNIHFEIVTK; encoded by the coding sequence ATGCACATCAATGCTCGTCTTCTTTTTCTTTCATTGATCCTCGGAGCCTGCCAGCAGGTACCGAAAGCAGATAAAGCGGAGGTTACGGAAGCCCAGTCCGTGAAACCGGAAGATGGCCATGGCCGTCACCTGGATACTGCTGCCAGCATATTGTACTGGGTAGGCACCAAACCTACCGGTGAACATAAAGGCTCTTTCCGTTTTACGGAAGGGCAGTTATTTACCAAAGACAGTGTATTAACCGGCGGGCAGTTCACCATCAATATCAACAGTCTGGCTAACCTGGACCTTGCCGCTACGCCGGACAATAAACGAAAACTGGAAGATGAACTGAGAGGGGAGAACTTCTTTGATGCTGCTAATTTCCCCACAGCAAAATTTGAGATCACGGAGGTGAGTACTTATCATCCCTCTAAAGATGATAAAGAGGTACTGTTGAAAGATGCTACCCACATGATCAAGGGTAACCTCACCATGAAAAATGTGACCAAAAACATTACTTTCCCTGCCAAAATTGTTATGCAGAAGGGACAAGTAAAAGCGGAAGCTAATTTCAATATAGACCGTACCCAGTGGGGCATGACCTACCGGGCCGATAAATCCCTCCAGGATAAACTTATCAATTCTATAGTCAATATCCATTTTGAGATTGTTACTAAGTAA
- a CDS encoding AAA family ATPase, with the protein MWTISNNKSWDYLEEQFDWVRVMKEIPQDSIHHAEGNVDVHTRMVLAALEGDVVYQHLSPQDKEILWASALLHDVEKRSTTVTEEDGRITSKGHARKGAQTARVILYRDIPTPFSIREQIFGLVKHHSLPLWLLEKRDPLKTIITASLEVNTEWLALLARADVLGRTCHDKADLLYRIDCFVEFCKEHGCWGTPRSFASGHARLHYLQKEDAYPDYVPFDHPEPKVVLMSGLPGAGKDTYIRKHFSDLPVISLDDIRQKQGTAATDKTGNGHAIQAAKEKAKEYLRNKKSFVWNATNITRQMRSQLIDLFLTYKAEVQIVYVEVSYAKLHPQNKSREAAIPASALEKLVRKMEVPALWEAHEVVYHVS; encoded by the coding sequence ATGTGGACCATAAGTAATAATAAATCATGGGATTACCTGGAGGAGCAGTTCGATTGGGTACGGGTGATGAAGGAAATCCCGCAGGATAGTATCCATCATGCGGAAGGTAATGTAGATGTGCATACGCGTATGGTACTGGCAGCGCTGGAAGGTGATGTAGTTTACCAGCATCTCTCCCCACAGGATAAAGAGATCCTCTGGGCATCAGCTTTATTGCATGATGTAGAGAAGCGTAGTACAACTGTTACGGAAGAAGATGGCAGGATCACTTCCAAAGGGCATGCACGTAAAGGTGCGCAGACGGCCAGGGTGATCCTCTATCGTGATATCCCCACCCCTTTTTCTATCCGGGAACAGATCTTCGGACTCGTTAAACATCATAGTTTGCCGTTGTGGTTACTGGAAAAACGTGATCCGTTGAAAACAATTATCACAGCTAGCCTGGAAGTGAATACGGAATGGCTGGCGTTACTTGCAAGGGCTGATGTGCTGGGCAGGACCTGTCATGATAAGGCAGACTTGCTTTATCGCATAGACTGCTTTGTAGAATTCTGCAAGGAGCATGGCTGCTGGGGTACTCCCCGGTCTTTTGCTTCCGGGCACGCACGCCTGCATTATCTGCAAAAGGAGGATGCCTATCCGGACTATGTACCTTTTGATCATCCGGAACCCAAAGTGGTACTGATGAGCGGATTACCAGGTGCCGGCAAGGATACCTATATCAGAAAGCATTTTTCAGACCTGCCAGTGATCTCACTGGATGATATCAGGCAGAAACAGGGAACGGCAGCGACAGACAAAACCGGGAACGGGCATGCTATACAGGCTGCCAAAGAAAAAGCAAAGGAGTATCTGCGTAACAAAAAAAGCTTTGTGTGGAATGCTACGAACATCACCCGTCAGATGCGGAGTCAGTTGATCGATCTCTTCCTTACCTATAAAGCGGAAGTACAGATCGTATATGTTGAGGTTTCATATGCGAAGCTACATCCTCAGAATAAAAGCAGGGAAGCGGCGATACCTGCATCAGCTCTGGAAAAGCTGGTACGTAAAATGGAGGTGCCTGCATTATGGGAAGCGCATGAGGTGGTATACCATGTCAGCTAA
- a CDS encoding family 10 glycosylhydrolase: MFNKSSLIAALCGIILCSCSSTKPVTKQLDPAPALKASAEFRAAWVATVANINWPSKPGLSIAEQQAEAIRLIDSLKDLHFNAIVFQVRPQADALYKSDLEPWSYYLTGTQGKAPEPFYDPLDFWITAAHDRGLELHVWLNPYRAHHITGGPVTESSVVKKMPNLVMKLKEGYWWMDPAQKGTQDHGVAVVMDLVKRYDIDGVHFDDYFYPYPSYNGNADFPDSTSWKEYQQKGGTLSRGDWRREAVNVFIERLYKEIKAVKPYVKFGLSPFGMYRPGHPVPIPTGFDQYAELYADAKLWLNKGWIDYFSPQLYWTIRSAYSYPVLLGWWEQENTLHRHLWPGISLGTDTSARNTDETLNKIMISRGMLPQSPGVVHWHISSITRSPNMAKALITGPYKQDALVPASPWLDKTPPILPDVQTAVEADSLIRITWSHTNAADVFRWVVYYQHGNQWNYQIFNRHDRFAILKLKENGRSLSHVAVTAVDRTGNESLRKELPVQLTTAGIVPRSGWNAVEAKAYKPHKPVKITIHHEGSRANINDDAAKHLRNVQIWGMGKDRNWSDIPYHFLIALDGTIYEGRNVSTAGETATEYDPSGHLLICCIGNFQEQEVPPAQLDALVRLIAYVSKKYQIPYETIASHRDHSKQTTCPGKNLYAYLENGYIKEQVKALLL; encoded by the coding sequence ATGTTCAATAAATCATCACTGATAGCTGCCCTTTGTGGTATCATCCTCTGTTCCTGTTCCTCAACAAAACCAGTTACCAAACAGCTGGACCCAGCTCCTGCGCTGAAAGCCTCCGCTGAATTCAGAGCTGCCTGGGTAGCCACCGTAGCAAATATCAACTGGCCTAGCAAACCCGGTCTCAGTATTGCAGAACAGCAGGCTGAAGCCATCCGCCTGATAGATTCCCTGAAAGATCTTCATTTCAATGCCATTGTTTTTCAGGTACGCCCGCAGGCAGATGCTTTATACAAAAGCGACCTGGAGCCCTGGTCCTATTATCTCACCGGTACGCAGGGAAAAGCTCCCGAACCTTTCTACGACCCGCTGGATTTCTGGATCACTGCAGCCCATGACCGAGGTCTTGAATTACATGTATGGCTGAATCCATACCGCGCACATCACATAACAGGAGGCCCGGTTACAGAAAGTTCCGTAGTAAAGAAAATGCCTAACCTGGTGATGAAACTAAAAGAAGGTTATTGGTGGATGGATCCTGCACAGAAAGGAACACAGGATCATGGCGTAGCTGTAGTAATGGACCTCGTAAAAAGATATGATATAGACGGCGTGCACTTTGATGATTACTTCTACCCATATCCTTCTTACAACGGCAATGCAGACTTCCCCGACAGCACCAGCTGGAAAGAATATCAACAAAAAGGCGGAACCCTCTCCCGTGGCGATTGGCGCAGAGAAGCCGTGAACGTTTTCATAGAACGTTTATACAAAGAAATTAAAGCGGTAAAACCTTATGTGAAATTCGGCCTCAGTCCCTTTGGCATGTACCGTCCCGGTCATCCTGTGCCCATTCCCACAGGTTTTGATCAGTACGCAGAATTATATGCTGATGCAAAACTATGGTTGAATAAAGGATGGATAGATTACTTCTCCCCGCAATTATACTGGACGATCAGGTCTGCCTACAGCTATCCAGTATTATTAGGCTGGTGGGAACAAGAAAACACCTTACACCGCCATCTTTGGCCCGGCATCAGTTTAGGAACAGATACCAGTGCCAGGAACACAGATGAAACCCTGAACAAGATCATGATATCGCGGGGTATGTTACCACAAAGCCCCGGCGTGGTACATTGGCACATCTCTTCTATTACCCGCAGTCCGAATATGGCCAAAGCATTGATCACCGGCCCTTATAAACAGGATGCACTGGTACCTGCCAGTCCCTGGCTGGATAAAACCCCACCCATTTTGCCCGATGTGCAAACCGCAGTGGAAGCAGACAGTTTGATCCGGATCACCTGGTCGCACACCAATGCAGCAGATGTTTTCAGGTGGGTAGTATATTACCAGCATGGCAACCAGTGGAATTACCAGATCTTCAATCGCCATGATCGTTTTGCAATATTGAAATTGAAGGAAAACGGAAGGAGCCTGAGCCATGTTGCTGTCACTGCAGTAGATCGTACCGGCAATGAAAGTTTACGCAAAGAATTACCGGTACAGCTTACCACTGCAGGTATCGTTCCCCGCTCCGGCTGGAATGCTGTGGAAGCAAAAGCCTACAAGCCACATAAACCCGTAAAGATCACCATCCACCACGAAGGCTCCCGTGCTAACATAAATGATGATGCCGCAAAACATCTCAGGAATGTACAGATCTGGGGCATGGGAAAAGACAGGAACTGGAGTGATATTCCCTATCATTTTCTGATAGCACTGGATGGAACAATCTATGAAGGAAGGAATGTATCCACTGCCGGTGAAACGGCCACGGAGTATGATCCTTCCGGGCATTTGCTGATCTGCTGCATTGGGAACTTTCAGGAACAGGAGGTGCCGCCTGCACAGCTGGATGCCCTGGTTCGCCTGATCGCTTACGTGAGCAAAAAATACCAGATCCCTTATGAAACCATCGCTTCACACAGGGACCATTCCAAACAAACCACCTGCCCCGGTAAAAACTTATATGCCTACCTGGAGAATGGATATATTAAGGAGCAGGTGAAGGCATTGTTGCTTTGA
- a CDS encoding alpha/beta hydrolase family protein, giving the protein MSTKSLKLNISPSIGKVSAKYITPDKPVCIFTLAHGAGAGMDHVFMETLADSLAKVGIATLRFNFPFAENKKGRPDSPAVAHATIEAAIAKAQELHPKLPLFASGKSFGGRMSSQYLAAHPENPAKGLVFYGFPLHPSGKPSIERADHLKELKIPMLFLQGSKDTLATWELIEAVSSSLKKATLVKFEGADHSFKAGKKDVMSLLVAETKSWVEKIIK; this is encoded by the coding sequence ATGAGTACAAAATCCCTCAAACTAAACATTTCACCTTCGATAGGTAAAGTTTCTGCAAAATATATCACGCCAGATAAACCGGTGTGTATCTTTACGCTGGCGCATGGTGCAGGGGCCGGCATGGACCATGTGTTTATGGAAACACTCGCTGATTCGCTGGCGAAAGTGGGCATAGCTACGCTTCGGTTTAATTTCCCCTTTGCTGAAAACAAAAAAGGCAGGCCTGATAGCCCGGCGGTTGCTCATGCGACAATAGAAGCGGCTATTGCAAAAGCACAGGAACTACATCCCAAACTGCCGTTATTTGCTTCAGGCAAATCTTTTGGCGGGAGAATGAGTTCGCAATACCTGGCGGCACATCCGGAGAATCCGGCAAAAGGTTTAGTTTTCTACGGGTTTCCACTTCATCCTTCCGGCAAGCCGTCCATAGAACGTGCAGATCATCTAAAAGAACTGAAGATACCTATGCTTTTCCTTCAGGGAAGTAAAGATACCCTGGCCACCTGGGAACTGATTGAAGCAGTAAGCAGCTCTTTGAAGAAAGCTACACTGGTGAAATTTGAAGGAGCAGATCACTCTTTTAAGGCAGGTAAAAAAGATGTAATGTCGTTGTTAGTAGCAGAAACAAAGAGTTGGGTGGAGAAAATTATTAAGTAG
- a CDS encoding DUF6194 family protein has product MHFTQEDVLLPHPPYGSMYWICVVRPSEKTFESLNEYLHIAYNKIS; this is encoded by the coding sequence ATCCACTTTACACAGGAAGATGTATTATTACCTCATCCTCCATATGGCTCCATGTACTGGATATGTGTTGTGAGGCCATCTGAGAAAACCTTTGAATCGTTGAATGAATATTTGCATATAGCCTATAATAAAATCTCATGA
- a CDS encoding 2TM domain-containing protein gives METNEQRDQRLWRIAKARAGFRTHLMTYLIINGFLWVIWLITDDHNGLPWPVWPMVGWGLGLAFAYYNAFHKDTLGDATSEYEKLQQKQQKG, from the coding sequence ATGGAAACAAACGAACAAAGAGATCAACGCCTTTGGCGCATAGCAAAAGCCAGGGCGGGGTTCCGTACCCACCTGATGACCTATTTGATCATCAACGGTTTCCTCTGGGTTATCTGGCTGATCACGGACGATCATAATGGACTTCCCTGGCCGGTATGGCCAATGGTAGGCTGGGGTCTGGGGCTCGCATTCGCTTATTACAATGCCTTCCATAAAGACACTTTGGGCGATGCCACAAGTGAATACGAAAAATTACAGCAGAAACAGCAGAAAGGCTAG
- a CDS encoding AMP-dependent synthetase/ligase: MHQPTRLFDVVAHQMQHYSKQDMLAAKVNGEWKKYSTSEVADTARRFSSGLLQLGIGDKELTVEKQDKISIISANRPEWILTDLACQQIGAVLVPIYPTISIPELEYILNDAETRVLFVQDADMYEKVQAIRDKLPSLREIFSFDRIHGVKHWTDIVALAKPEDDARISSIMDSITPQNLTTIIYTSGTTGTPKGCMLSHENIMSNVSACMPYLPVNEQARALSFLPLNHIFERMVTYLYLQAGVSVYYAESMEAISDNLKEVKPSIFTTVPRLLEKVYEKIMAKGLELTGIKRALFFWAVDLGKQYEINKNLGAWYNFKLSIANKLIFSKWREALGGNVKCIVTGAAACQVRLLKIFTAAQIAILEGYGLTETSPVISVNRANVEDRMFGTVGPVISNVEVKMADDGEILCKGPNVTIGYYKRPDLTADAIQDGWFHTGDIGVLVQNKFLKITDRKKELFKTSGGKFVAPQPIENKFKESPFIEQIMVVGADRKFTGALIVPNFHNLEDWARKQKIPFPSHEEGLKNPQVRELFKQAVERYNQFFNHIEQVKKFELMPHEWTVDGGEMTPTLKLKRKVIQEKYRNEIERIYA; encoded by the coding sequence ATGCACCAACCTACCCGATTATTTGATGTCGTGGCACATCAAATGCAGCATTATTCCAAGCAGGATATGCTCGCCGCAAAAGTAAACGGTGAGTGGAAAAAATACAGCACTTCCGAAGTTGCGGACACGGCACGCCGTTTCAGTTCCGGTCTTTTACAACTGGGTATTGGCGATAAGGAGCTTACCGTGGAAAAACAGGATAAGATCTCCATCATCAGCGCCAACCGGCCGGAATGGATCCTTACGGACCTGGCTTGTCAGCAGATCGGCGCAGTGCTGGTCCCCATCTACCCTACCATCAGCATCCCCGAACTGGAATATATTCTGAATGATGCGGAAACGCGGGTACTCTTTGTGCAGGATGCGGATATGTATGAGAAAGTACAAGCCATTCGTGATAAACTTCCTTCCCTCCGGGAGATCTTTTCTTTTGACCGCATCCATGGTGTAAAACACTGGACGGACATTGTAGCCCTGGCCAAACCGGAAGACGATGCCCGCATCTCTTCCATCATGGACAGTATCACTCCGCAAAACCTCACTACCATTATTTATACTTCCGGCACCACAGGTACTCCTAAGGGCTGTATGCTCAGCCATGAGAACATCATGAGCAATGTAAGTGCCTGTATGCCATACCTGCCGGTCAACGAACAGGCCCGCGCTCTCAGCTTCCTTCCCTTAAATCACATCTTTGAAAGGATGGTTACCTATCTCTACCTGCAGGCGGGGGTATCTGTATATTATGCAGAAAGCATGGAGGCTATTTCGGATAATTTAAAAGAAGTAAAACCCAGTATTTTCACTACGGTACCGCGTTTGTTGGAAAAGGTGTATGAAAAGATCATGGCCAAAGGGCTGGAACTGACAGGTATTAAACGTGCGCTTTTCTTCTGGGCGGTGGACCTTGGAAAACAATACGAGATCAATAAGAACCTGGGGGCCTGGTATAATTTCAAACTTTCCATCGCCAACAAACTCATTTTCAGCAAATGGCGGGAGGCCCTGGGCGGTAATGTAAAATGTATCGTTACAGGAGCCGCGGCTTGCCAGGTACGCCTGCTTAAAATATTCACGGCCGCACAAATAGCCATACTGGAAGGTTACGGGCTTACTGAAACCTCTCCGGTGATCAGTGTGAACCGTGCTAATGTGGAAGACCGGATGTTCGGAACCGTGGGACCTGTTATCAGCAATGTGGAAGTGAAAATGGCGGATGACGGGGAGATCCTATGCAAAGGACCCAATGTAACCATCGGGTATTACAAACGGCCGGACCTGACGGCTGATGCCATACAGGATGGATGGTTCCATACAGGGGATATCGGGGTGCTGGTGCAGAACAAATTCCTGAAGATCACTGACCGGAAAAAAGAGCTGTTCAAGACCTCAGGGGGTAAATTTGTGGCCCCCCAGCCTATTGAGAATAAGTTCAAGGAAAGCCCATTTATTGAGCAGATCATGGTAGTGGGCGCTGATCGTAAATTCACGGGGGCTTTGATAGTTCCTAATTTCCATAACCTGGAGGACTGGGCCAGGAAGCAGAAAATACCTTTCCCGAGCCATGAAGAAGGGTTGAAGAATCCGCAGGTCCGGGAGCTTTTTAAGCAGGCGGTGGAGCGGTATAACCAGTTCTTCAACCATATTGAACAGGTAAAGAAATTTGAGCTGATGCCGCATGAATGGACGGTGGATGGAGGGGAAATGACGCCTACCCTGAAATTAAAGCGGAAAGTGATACAGGAGAAGTACCGGAACGAGATTGAGCGGATCTATGCATAA
- a CDS encoding glycoside hydrolase family 16 protein: MNKLRYFLLILPFLAESRGDSKPQNWKLIWEDQFNGPELDTTKWTKIPPNKADWGRHMSSDPACFALKNGHLYLRGINNPDTLKDPRPFLTGGVYTKGKFAFQYGRIEIRAKLECAQGAWPAMWMLAEHDKYGKYPRNGEIDIMEHLNYDSIIYQTTHSWYTLELKQKENPPHHGTAALNIKDFNTFGLEWYPDKLVFTVNGKETFRYPRVKNVDPSQWPYDQPFYVLIDQQLGGNWVGKVDPAQLPVQMIVDWVRVYQ, encoded by the coding sequence ATGAATAAGCTGCGCTACTTTTTATTAATACTTCCGTTTTTAGCAGAAAGTAGGGGAGACAGTAAGCCCCAAAACTGGAAACTGATCTGGGAAGATCAGTTCAATGGCCCTGAACTGGATACCACCAAATGGACGAAGATCCCGCCCAATAAAGCTGATTGGGGCCGTCATATGTCATCAGACCCGGCCTGTTTCGCATTAAAGAATGGGCATCTGTACCTGAGGGGTATCAATAATCCTGACACCCTCAAAGACCCACGTCCTTTCCTGACAGGAGGGGTTTACACCAAAGGAAAATTCGCTTTTCAATACGGCAGGATCGAGATCCGCGCGAAACTTGAATGTGCCCAGGGAGCCTGGCCTGCCATGTGGATGCTTGCGGAGCATGATAAATACGGAAAGTATCCCCGGAACGGAGAGATAGACATCATGGAACATCTTAACTACGATAGTATCATTTATCAAACCACACATTCCTGGTATACATTGGAGCTCAAGCAAAAGGAGAATCCACCGCATCACGGAACTGCAGCATTGAACATTAAAGACTTCAATACCTTCGGCCTGGAATGGTACCCGGATAAACTCGTGTTCACAGTCAACGGCAAAGAAACCTTTCGCTATCCGCGTGTTAAAAATGTAGACCCATCACAGTGGCCTTATGATCAGCCTTTTTATGTCCTGATAGATCAGCAGCTGGGCGGTAACTGGGTTGGTAAAGTAGATCCCGCACAATTACCCGTTCAGATGATTGTAGATTGGGTGAGGGTGTATCAGTAA
- a CDS encoding RNA ligase family protein, with protein MAISQKYGRTYHYPFSPGTTSDDRIQHDYWDHLKKIPQLVHTEKLDGENNCLSRYGVFARSHAAPTVSPWTESLRRFWQSIKNDLGEMEVFLENLYAIHSIEYRQLHHHFFVFGIRENGRWLSWEETKFYAAMLELPAVPEISVFSPPAEKGLFEKEVKAIAAERGNFDPYNAGSGQPTIREGIVTRNTNGYAQEDFALNVFKYVRKGHVQTDAHWTRNWKRARLNYEGGDHVDHK; from the coding sequence ATGGCTATTTCTCAAAAATACGGCCGTACATATCATTACCCTTTCTCACCGGGCACAACCAGTGATGACCGGATCCAGCATGATTATTGGGATCATCTTAAAAAGATCCCGCAGCTGGTGCATACGGAAAAACTAGACGGAGAAAACAATTGTTTGTCCAGGTACGGTGTGTTTGCACGTTCTCATGCAGCGCCTACTGTTTCACCATGGACGGAAAGTCTCCGGCGGTTCTGGCAAAGTATCAAAAACGACCTGGGCGAAATGGAAGTTTTCCTGGAGAATTTGTACGCCATTCATTCCATCGAATATCGTCAGCTGCACCATCACTTTTTTGTGTTCGGTATAAGGGAGAATGGCAGATGGCTAAGCTGGGAGGAAACTAAATTCTATGCTGCAATGCTTGAGTTACCGGCAGTACCTGAGATCAGTGTTTTCAGCCCACCGGCAGAAAAGGGGCTGTTTGAAAAAGAAGTGAAAGCGATCGCGGCAGAACGGGGTAATTTCGATCCTTATAACGCAGGAAGCGGGCAGCCTACTATCAGAGAAGGTATTGTTACCCGTAACACAAATGGTTACGCGCAGGAAGACTTTGCGCTGAATGTATTCAAATATGTAAGAAAAGGACACGTGCAAACAGATGCGCATTGGACGCGCAACTGGAAGCGGGCACGTTTAAATTACGAAGGAGGTGATCATGTGGACCATAAGTAA
- the paaN gene encoding phenylacetic acid degradation protein PaaN has protein sequence MLIAKHQNIIDNAVKANHERTFYAQYPEHPKAYGEEAPPQGEAAFKDMLNKPFSLLKQKVTEGWAGEEVSPYTREPLGITYPVIAVDELVKAGKRAGSRWAQLSVADRASILTETLEKIKDHFFSIAHATMHTTGQSFMMSFQASGPHANDRALEAIAMGYQQLQHFPEQQTWEKPMGKISIKLEKTFKAIPRGLGLVIGCSTFPVWNSLPGMYADLITGNAVIVKPHPKAVLPIAIVVAAIQQVLEENGQDPYTCQLAADSSEHLITKELCEHPEIALIDYTGGSSFGNYVESLKNKTVFTEKAGVNSVILDSVKDIDAVLNNLAFSVSLYSGQMCTAPQNFFIPESGVNTPNGKLSFNEVATKFKDAIVALVNNPKMGAGTLGAVQNDATVQRVKDAQHIGGKVLLSGAPVANEEYTGARTFSPTVLEVSSADTGIFEKELFGPVVLLVKTKDTDHSIQLARQMAISHGAITCGAYTTDDTVKEKIADAMNSAFTPVSFNFTGFIWVNQHAAFSDFHVTGGNPAGNASFTNPEFIVKRFVWVGNRTYVD, from the coding sequence ATGCTGATCGCAAAACACCAAAACATTATTGACAATGCCGTAAAAGCGAACCACGAACGCACTTTTTACGCACAGTATCCTGAACACCCCAAAGCATACGGAGAAGAAGCTCCTCCACAAGGAGAAGCCGCATTTAAAGATATGCTCAACAAACCCTTTTCCCTTTTAAAACAAAAAGTAACAGAAGGATGGGCAGGTGAAGAAGTTTCTCCTTATACCAGGGAACCACTTGGTATCACTTATCCTGTTATTGCTGTTGATGAACTGGTAAAAGCAGGTAAACGTGCCGGCTCCCGCTGGGCACAATTGTCTGTGGCAGACAGGGCCAGCATCCTCACCGAAACGCTGGAAAAGATCAAGGACCATTTCTTTTCTATTGCACATGCTACCATGCATACTACAGGCCAGAGCTTTATGATGAGCTTCCAGGCCAGTGGCCCGCATGCCAACGATCGTGCACTGGAAGCAATTGCCATGGGATATCAGCAGTTGCAGCATTTCCCGGAACAACAGACCTGGGAAAAACCCATGGGCAAGATCAGCATCAAACTGGAGAAAACCTTCAAAGCTATTCCAAGGGGGCTGGGGCTGGTGATCGGCTGCAGTACTTTCCCGGTTTGGAATTCCCTGCCCGGTATGTATGCAGACCTTATCACAGGTAATGCTGTTATCGTTAAACCACATCCTAAAGCAGTATTGCCAATTGCTATTGTGGTAGCGGCGATACAGCAGGTGCTGGAAGAAAACGGGCAAGACCCTTATACCTGCCAGCTTGCGGCAGACAGCAGTGAACACCTGATCACCAAAGAACTGTGTGAACATCCGGAAATTGCACTGATCGATTATACCGGTGGCAGCAGCTTTGGTAATTATGTGGAATCATTGAAGAACAAAACTGTATTTACAGAAAAAGCAGGTGTGAACTCCGTGATCCTGGATTCTGTAAAAGATATAGACGCCGTGCTGAACAACCTGGCCTTCTCTGTGAGCCTTTACTCCGGCCAGATGTGTACAGCCCCGCAGAATTTCTTCATTCCTGAATCCGGTGTGAATACACCTAACGGGAAACTGAGCTTTAATGAAGTAGCCACCAAATTCAAAGATGCTATCGTAGCCCTGGTGAACAATCCTAAAATGGGCGCGGGCACACTGGGCGCGGTTCAGAATGATGCCACCGTACAAAGGGTGAAAGATGCACAACACATTGGTGGTAAAGTATTACTCAGTGGTGCTCCGGTTGCCAATGAAGAATATACCGGTGCCAGAACTTTCTCACCTACCGTATTGGAAGTAAGTTCTGCTGATACCGGTATTTTTGAGAAAGAATTATTTGGCCCGGTAGTATTACTGGTGAAAACAAAAGATACAGACCATTCCATACAACTGGCCCGCCAGATGGCTATTTCTCATGGTGCCATTACCTGCGGTGCTTATACAACAGACGATACAGTAAAAGAAAAGATCGCCGATGCCATGAACAGTGCGTTCACACCGGTATCTTTCAACTTTACGGGATTCATCTGGGTGAACCAGCATGCTGCTTTCTCAGATTTTCATGTAACAGGAGGAAACCCCGCAGGGAACGCCAGTTTCACGAATCCGGAATTCATTGTGAAGAGATTTGTATGGGTAGGGAACAGAACTTATGTGGACTAA